In Cytobacillus oceanisediminis, the following proteins share a genomic window:
- a CDS encoding M6 family metalloprotease domain-containing protein produces the protein MLKVLSTSALSLALAGSAVFAGAGPADTQAKQESKHQISLAHHVGASPELAAKAKELGIDLSKVDPAEKAAKAGAKFQQPGDNHVAYKEATGDIPVLVLLAKYPDGDEPVGDMPGQVPAEYYEDLIFGTEYNPYELPQFQKYDGENVPKDRTMQNAYKESSYGKTNLVRKENTEFVWVEMPKGASYYLDQEGKYAENGTYVNGNVNGDAHTGEFIRDLLKAADEQVDFSKYAEDGEVPNVFVIHEGTGAEFSRDPAQFWSHKWNILSALYYGKYYETGKPADVHAGMPQNEWINKTVAEDMTYDGVIVNNYNIQPGIGGNVAGFDAATNSYKEEAKTGPFPAQTGVYAHEFGHALGLPDFYDTVYSSEGVGNYSMMAGGSWMRYPDAAAYAGNSPTHFDPFSKIFLGWVNPIEVKPEDGVQEITLPAINKADADNGIVKMEVPGSNGTEYFLFENVQQDGFNQGLIRQGADSKGLMAWHVDENIINLYQTAGFRPNNVENWMNKRFQYNQSETASDGTVVTHYGLSVLQADGNYDLEKNVNRGDAGDFFKTGGKITPVSGNVHTGSYYFWKGYSSTPADSGIHVTDIKENADGSITAKFYYNTNSSTN, from the coding sequence TTGTTAAAAGTCCTATCAACTTCAGCTTTATCCCTTGCTTTAGCAGGAAGTGCCGTTTTTGCAGGAGCAGGACCGGCAGATACTCAGGCCAAGCAGGAAAGTAAGCATCAAATCAGTCTTGCCCATCATGTAGGTGCGTCGCCGGAGCTTGCTGCCAAGGCAAAGGAATTGGGAATTGATCTATCAAAAGTGGATCCGGCTGAGAAAGCAGCCAAGGCAGGTGCAAAATTCCAGCAGCCTGGTGACAATCATGTGGCGTATAAAGAAGCAACAGGAGATATACCGGTTCTTGTTCTTCTGGCAAAGTATCCGGATGGTGATGAGCCGGTCGGCGATATGCCTGGACAAGTTCCAGCTGAGTATTATGAGGATCTAATTTTTGGGACTGAGTATAATCCTTATGAGCTTCCTCAATTCCAGAAATATGATGGTGAGAATGTTCCAAAGGACCGCACGATGCAAAACGCTTATAAAGAATCCAGTTATGGTAAAACAAACCTGGTCCGCAAGGAAAATACTGAATTTGTCTGGGTAGAAATGCCAAAAGGTGCATCATACTACTTGGATCAGGAAGGCAAATATGCTGAAAACGGTACATACGTAAATGGCAACGTGAATGGAGATGCCCATACAGGCGAGTTCATCCGTGACTTATTGAAAGCGGCAGACGAGCAGGTTGATTTTTCAAAGTATGCCGAGGATGGGGAAGTGCCTAACGTTTTCGTCATTCATGAAGGTACAGGAGCTGAATTCAGCCGTGACCCGGCACAGTTCTGGTCTCATAAGTGGAATATCCTGAGCGCGCTTTACTATGGCAAATACTATGAAACTGGCAAACCTGCTGATGTACATGCTGGCATGCCTCAAAATGAATGGATTAATAAAACAGTTGCAGAAGATATGACCTATGATGGCGTAATCGTTAACAACTACAACATCCAGCCAGGCATCGGCGGAAACGTTGCCGGATTTGATGCTGCAACAAATTCTTATAAAGAAGAGGCAAAAACGGGTCCATTCCCGGCACAAACCGGGGTTTATGCACATGAATTTGGACATGCATTAGGATTGCCTGATTTCTATGATACGGTTTATAGCTCTGAGGGTGTAGGAAACTATTCGATGATGGCGGGCGGCTCCTGGATGCGCTACCCGGATGCTGCAGCTTATGCCGGAAACTCTCCAACGCACTTTGATCCGTTCTCTAAGATTTTCTTGGGATGGGTAAATCCGATTGAAGTGAAGCCTGAAGATGGCGTGCAGGAGATTACACTGCCGGCAATCAATAAAGCCGATGCAGACAACGGCATCGTCAAAATGGAAGTGCCGGGCTCGAATGGAACGGAATACTTCTTATTCGAAAACGTCCAGCAGGATGGGTTTAACCAGGGCTTAATTCGCCAGGGTGCAGATTCTAAAGGTTTAATGGCGTGGCATGTAGATGAGAACATCATCAACTTGTACCAAACTGCCGGCTTCCGTCCAAACAACGTGGAAAACTGGATGAACAAACGCTTCCAGTACAACCAATCTGAAACAGCAAGTGATGGTACAGTAGTGACACACTACGGTTTATCCGTTCTACAGGCAGATGGCAATTATGATTTGGAGAAGAATGTAAATCGCGGTGATGCTGGCGACTTCTTTAAAACCGGAGGAAAAATCACGCCTGTATCCGGAAATGTTCACACGGGTTCTTACTACTTCTGGAAGGGCTATAGCTCAACTCCAGCTGATTCTGGAATCCATGTAACAGATATTAAAGAAAATGCAGATGGATCCATCACGGCGAAATTCTACTATAATACGAACAGCAGCACGAATTAA
- a CDS encoding ketopantoate reductase family protein, which yields MRILVVGAGAIGGYFGGRLLEKGEDVTFLVRENRKEQLEKYGLLVESVHGDMKFPEPKTIQAGEKADAFDVILLSTKAYHLEGAIEDIHPYTADKTLILPLLNGIAHIDELTAAFGEENVLGGLCFIETTLGENGKVIQTSPVHDFVFGERSGEKTERILKLQEAFSGTKANFRLSENIEQEMWHKYLFISTLSGVTSLFRSPIGPIRDQTFGLSSVKELLREASAIMRGLDAPLADGIEDAQVQKIKEMGYEMKSSLQRDMEKQQAIEADHFFGYLLEKAKLLDLDAPVIGAIYANLKVYEKNSL from the coding sequence ATGAGAATATTAGTTGTCGGAGCCGGCGCCATTGGCGGCTATTTTGGCGGAAGGCTTTTGGAAAAAGGCGAAGATGTTACGTTCCTGGTAAGAGAAAACAGAAAGGAGCAGCTTGAGAAATACGGGCTTCTGGTGGAAAGTGTACATGGGGATATGAAGTTTCCTGAGCCGAAAACAATCCAAGCCGGAGAAAAGGCAGATGCATTCGATGTCATCCTGCTCTCAACAAAAGCCTATCATCTTGAGGGAGCCATAGAGGATATCCATCCATACACAGCCGATAAAACCTTGATTCTTCCTCTCTTAAATGGAATTGCCCACATTGATGAATTGACAGCCGCTTTTGGGGAAGAGAACGTTCTTGGCGGCCTTTGCTTTATTGAAACCACTCTTGGTGAAAATGGGAAAGTGATTCAAACCAGCCCGGTCCATGACTTTGTTTTTGGGGAACGATCCGGCGAAAAAACGGAGCGGATCCTGAAGCTTCAAGAGGCTTTTTCAGGTACAAAAGCAAACTTCCGCCTCTCCGAAAATATCGAACAGGAGATGTGGCATAAGTACCTGTTTATCTCCACACTTTCTGGCGTCACCTCCCTGTTCCGCTCTCCAATTGGGCCGATCAGAGATCAGACATTCGGATTGAGTTCGGTTAAAGAACTTTTGAGAGAAGCATCTGCCATTATGAGGGGCTTGGATGCTCCGCTGGCTGACGGGATTGAAGATGCCCAGGTTCAAAAAATAAAAGAAATGGGCTATGAAATGAAATCTTCCCTGCAGCGCGATATGGAAAAGCAGCAGGCAATCGAAGCTGATCATTTCTTTGGATATTTGCTGGAAAAGGCTAAGCTGCTGGATTTGGATGCTCCTGTTATCGGTGCGATATACGCTAACCTGAAAGTTTATGAGAAAAATAGTCTTTAA
- a CDS encoding carbon starvation CstA family protein yields MITFLVCIALLIIGYFTYGKFVEKVFGVKEARTTPAYTHSDGVDYIAMSTPKNSLIQLLNIAGTGPIFGPIMGALYGPVAFIWIVVGCIFAGAVHDYLTGMISIRNRGAHLPELASKFLGKVMKHVVNAFAVLLLLLVGTVFVTTPADLLYVVLDQKISLTLIIAAIFIYYILATLLPVDKIIGRLYPYFGALLLISALGVGIGLVATGAKIPEISLQNFHPANAPIFPLLFFTITCGALSGFHATQTPIISRTTQNENQGRKIFYGMMIAEGIIAMIWAAAAMSLFDGYNGLSDFLANGGPGAVVSEASTLMLGAIGGTLAILGVVVLPITSGDTAFRSARMIIADYINFAQKKFSSRLMIALPLFAISLALTQIDFNILWRYFSWANQSTAVIALFVGAMYLYIAKKNYWISLIPGIFMLLMVLTYIFNAQIGFGLSMNASWIGGAIGTVILVALFFSAAKKARANNLPLEEDISGWKKSA; encoded by the coding sequence ATGATTACTTTCTTAGTCTGTATTGCACTTTTAATTATTGGTTATTTTACGTACGGCAAGTTTGTTGAAAAAGTATTCGGTGTGAAGGAGGCACGGACGACTCCTGCCTACACGCATTCTGACGGTGTGGACTATATCGCTATGAGCACACCAAAGAACTCGCTGATTCAGCTGTTGAATATTGCTGGTACTGGTCCGATTTTCGGCCCGATTATGGGAGCGCTTTACGGACCTGTTGCCTTTATCTGGATCGTGGTCGGCTGTATTTTTGCCGGTGCTGTTCACGATTATTTAACAGGAATGATTTCGATCCGGAACCGCGGCGCGCATTTGCCTGAGCTTGCGAGCAAGTTCCTCGGGAAAGTCATGAAACATGTTGTGAACGCTTTCGCTGTTCTTCTTCTGTTATTGGTTGGTACGGTGTTTGTTACTACTCCTGCTGATCTGCTTTATGTAGTGTTGGATCAGAAGATCTCACTCACACTAATCATTGCTGCGATTTTCATCTATTATATTTTGGCGACTTTGCTGCCTGTTGATAAAATTATCGGCCGCCTGTACCCTTACTTTGGCGCATTGCTTTTAATCAGCGCACTTGGCGTAGGGATTGGCTTAGTTGCAACAGGAGCTAAAATCCCGGAAATTTCACTGCAGAATTTCCACCCGGCTAACGCACCTATTTTCCCATTGCTGTTTTTCACGATCACTTGCGGTGCTCTTTCCGGATTCCATGCAACACAGACACCGATTATCTCCCGTACAACTCAGAATGAAAACCAGGGACGTAAGATTTTCTATGGCATGATGATTGCAGAAGGTATCATCGCCATGATCTGGGCTGCTGCTGCAATGAGCTTATTCGATGGCTATAACGGTTTAAGTGATTTCCTTGCTAACGGAGGTCCTGGTGCCGTGGTAAGCGAAGCTTCTACCCTGATGCTTGGAGCAATCGGCGGAACGCTTGCGATTCTCGGTGTCGTGGTCCTTCCGATCACTTCCGGGGATACGGCTTTCCGAAGTGCACGTATGATTATTGCTGATTACATTAACTTTGCACAGAAGAAATTCTCAAGCCGCCTAATGATTGCTTTGCCTCTATTTGCAATCTCACTGGCACTTACGCAAATCGACTTTAACATCCTATGGAGATACTTCAGCTGGGCTAACCAATCAACTGCGGTAATCGCGCTGTTTGTCGGTGCCATGTACTTGTATATCGCGAAGAAAAATTACTGGATCTCCCTTATTCCGGGAATATTCATGCTGCTGATGGTCCTAACGTATATCTTTAATGCGCAAATCGGCTTCGGTTTATCGATGAATGCTTCCTGGATTGGCGGAGCAATCGGTACAGTCATTCTTGTGGCACTATTCTTCTCTGCTGCTAAAAAGGCCCGGGCGAATAACCTGCCGCTTGAAGAAGATATTTCCGGCTGGAAGAAATCCGCTTAA
- a CDS encoding LytR/AlgR family response regulator transcription factor, whose translation MEKTIRTLIADDERYSRDELKHLLEEFPVIQVVGEAESGEAAVMKAIQLQPDVVFLDVEMPKMNGMEAAKSLQELKKVPLIIFATAYPQFAAEAFRYEATDYLLKPYDEEQLEQTIRRVEKLIGAKTENDISKPAGKLAVEEDGEILYLEPKEILYIYRDEKVSRIITRTGEHETKTPLKDLESRLLPFSFFRIHKSYLVNLDYVTRLTPWFNGAYQLEMEGREELLSVSRNYVKTLRVRLEL comes from the coding sequence ATGGAAAAAACGATCCGAACCTTAATCGCTGATGACGAACGATACAGCAGAGATGAATTAAAGCATTTACTTGAGGAATTTCCTGTGATCCAGGTAGTCGGCGAGGCTGAATCGGGCGAAGCGGCGGTGATGAAAGCCATCCAGCTTCAGCCGGATGTCGTTTTCCTTGATGTGGAGATGCCCAAAATGAACGGGATGGAAGCTGCCAAATCACTGCAGGAGCTGAAAAAAGTGCCGCTCATCATCTTTGCAACTGCCTACCCGCAGTTTGCTGCTGAAGCCTTCCGCTATGAAGCAACCGATTACTTACTGAAGCCCTACGACGAGGAACAGCTGGAACAGACCATCAGGCGCGTAGAAAAATTGATTGGGGCAAAAACAGAAAATGATATCAGCAAGCCGGCCGGCAAACTGGCTGTTGAAGAAGATGGGGAAATTCTATATCTCGAGCCAAAAGAAATCCTCTATATTTACCGGGATGAAAAAGTATCCAGGATTATAACCAGAACCGGGGAGCATGAAACCAAAACCCCGCTAAAAGATTTGGAGAGCCGGCTGCTTCCCTTCAGCTTTTTCCGGATTCATAAAAGCTATCTGGTGAATCTGGATTATGTCACACGACTCACCCCCTGGTTCAACGGCGCATACCAGCTTGAGATGGAAGGCCGGGAAGAACTCTTGTCTGTGAGCCGGAATTATGTGAAGACACTGCGGGTGCGATTGGAGTTGTGA
- a CDS encoding sensor histidine kinase: MLELLITMLERLGIIVTIALILTRFRFFREMIYGERLKRQQEYKAILFFGFFGIIGTYSGLAFNTDTLQFNRWASELASDEAIANSRVIGVVLAGLLGGPKVGIGAGIIAGFHRFTLGGFTGFACGLASIVAGLLAGFFRRKNEHVKLSSAFFIGATAEAVQMLIILGISRPIEKAIALVEMIGIPMIIANGLGSALFLLIIKNVINEEEKAGAFHAQKTLRIADQTLAHLREGINHKSALAVCLILHKELQMKAVAITNHTEILAHVGLGNDHHRSGSPIQTQITRDVIQHGEIVVANDQTIHCRQENCPLGAAIVAPLKLRGETIGTLKFYFSSEKEMTNLVMELISGLSVLLSNQLEIAEADKAYQLAKEAEIKALQAQISPHFLFNSLNTIISLVRIEPAQARKLLVSLSHFLRQNLTATTVSCTSLEQELRHVKAYLSIEETRFVDRLEVIYDIDEDALLERIPPLTLQPIVENAVKHGIKNKEQDCIIMIKIQKQDGMTIVKVKDNGQGMSRERAEQLGKETLQSESGSGLALYNVNRRLTMMFGEEASLQIASTPGIGTDIQFAIPQTEEKIDGKNDPNLNR, translated from the coding sequence ATGCTTGAATTGCTGATTACAATGCTGGAGCGGCTTGGAATCATTGTCACCATTGCGCTGATCCTGACAAGGTTCCGCTTTTTCAGAGAGATGATTTATGGCGAAAGATTAAAACGGCAGCAGGAGTATAAAGCCATTCTTTTTTTCGGTTTCTTTGGCATCATAGGAACCTATTCCGGGCTTGCCTTCAATACGGACACACTGCAGTTCAACCGCTGGGCTTCCGAGCTTGCTTCAGATGAAGCCATTGCCAACTCCAGGGTGATCGGAGTCGTGCTCGCAGGATTGCTTGGCGGCCCTAAAGTAGGGATTGGTGCAGGGATTATAGCGGGATTCCACCGATTTACGCTTGGCGGCTTTACCGGGTTTGCCTGCGGGCTGGCCTCCATTGTGGCGGGGCTGCTTGCCGGCTTTTTCCGGCGAAAAAATGAACATGTGAAGCTGTCTTCGGCCTTCTTCATTGGTGCCACAGCTGAAGCCGTGCAGATGCTGATTATTCTCGGAATTTCACGGCCTATAGAAAAAGCCATTGCACTTGTCGAAATGATCGGGATTCCCATGATTATAGCCAATGGACTTGGCAGTGCCCTTTTTCTGCTGATCATAAAAAATGTTATAAACGAAGAAGAAAAAGCAGGTGCTTTTCATGCACAAAAAACACTGCGGATTGCTGACCAGACGCTTGCTCACCTTCGGGAAGGCATTAATCATAAGTCCGCTCTGGCAGTCTGCCTGATTTTACATAAGGAACTTCAGATGAAAGCAGTCGCAATCACCAATCACACCGAAATCCTTGCCCATGTCGGCCTGGGAAATGACCACCACCGTTCGGGAAGCCCAATCCAGACCCAGATAACGCGGGATGTCATTCAGCACGGGGAAATTGTGGTTGCCAATGACCAGACCATTCACTGCCGGCAGGAAAACTGCCCTCTTGGCGCAGCCATTGTAGCTCCTTTAAAGCTGCGCGGCGAAACGATCGGAACGCTGAAGTTTTACTTCAGTTCGGAAAAAGAAATGACTAATCTCGTGATGGAGCTGATCTCCGGGCTCAGTGTACTGCTCAGCAATCAGCTTGAGATCGCTGAGGCTGATAAAGCCTACCAGCTGGCAAAGGAAGCTGAAATTAAAGCGCTGCAGGCTCAAATATCACCGCATTTTTTATTTAATTCATTGAATACGATTATCTCCCTTGTGCGGATCGAGCCTGCCCAGGCACGGAAATTGCTCGTATCCTTATCGCATTTTCTGCGGCAAAACCTGACGGCCACGACAGTCAGCTGCACGAGCCTTGAACAGGAGCTCAGACATGTAAAGGCTTATCTGTCAATTGAAGAAACCCGGTTTGTGGATCGGCTCGAAGTCATATACGACATTGATGAAGATGCCCTTTTGGAAAGAATCCCGCCGCTCACACTGCAGCCGATTGTGGAAAATGCCGTAAAGCATGGAATTAAGAACAAGGAACAGGACTGTATCATTATGATCAAAATTCAGAAACAGGACGGAATGACGATAGTAAAAGTGAAAGATAATGGACAGGGAATGAGCCGGGAAAGAGCCGAACAGCTCGGCAAGGAAACCCTGCAGTCAGAATCGGGATCAGGACTTGCATTGTACAATGTAAACCGCCGGCTGACCATGATGTTTGGAGAGGAAGCTTCGCTTCAAATTGCTAGCACGCCAGGCATCGGCACTGACATTCAATTCGCCATTCCGCAAACGGAGGAAAAAATTGATGGAAAAAACGATCCGAACCTTAATCGCTGA
- a CDS encoding GNAT family N-acetyltransferase has product MIEYAVNSEGISADMLEGFFDGWPNPPSPQKHLKLLKNSTKIVLAVDRDKNAVAGFITAISDGVISAYIPLLEVLPDYQQQGIGQKLVTRMLEELDGIYMIDIMCDPELQPFYERFGMIKSSGMVQRNYQNQSGKQ; this is encoded by the coding sequence ATGATCGAATATGCAGTGAATTCAGAAGGAATTTCAGCAGATATGCTGGAAGGTTTTTTTGATGGATGGCCAAATCCGCCGAGCCCTCAAAAACATCTGAAGCTTCTAAAAAACAGCACGAAAATCGTACTTGCCGTTGACCGTGATAAAAATGCAGTGGCTGGGTTCATAACAGCAATCAGCGACGGAGTGATATCAGCCTACATTCCGCTGCTCGAAGTACTGCCTGATTACCAGCAGCAGGGAATCGGTCAAAAGCTGGTCACCCGCATGCTGGAAGAGCTGGACGGTATTTATATGATCGACATCATGTGTGATCCTGAATTGCAGCCGTTTTATGAAAGATTCGGAATGATCAAATCTTCCGGAATGGTGCAGCGAAATTATCAGAATCAATCAGGAAAGCAGTGA
- a CDS encoding DUF2268 domain-containing putative Zn-dependent protease (predicted Zn-dependent protease with a strongly conserved HExxH motif) — protein MKYTLNQIRPEELIENRLNLKGFLQSQISPLIGRKSWMQDWEQLAKRFQLLKFAVLPEAEAIKYSWNPEEISAIIEETCNEAERHLHFESLTITIVPALSFPWFQNFDQSLWTNGYTIGPDTIILAIPPQPDPDFLKYMLAHELHHASPENPIYNLTLETFTLADWYKMEGGAEYFSLSLYKDKRWWKKEFTEEIEQNYIEIARQNLITADEVLKSKICFGNKEMGIPVFAGYSFAYKMVRHYAEKEKLTKYRDLYQADPHEIFHSYLIKEAI, from the coding sequence ATGAAGTACACCCTCAATCAGATTAGACCTGAAGAACTAATTGAAAACCGGCTTAACCTAAAGGGATTCCTTCAATCTCAGATCAGTCCCTTGATCGGCAGGAAATCCTGGATGCAGGACTGGGAACAGCTGGCCAAAAGATTTCAGCTACTTAAATTTGCAGTATTACCAGAAGCGGAGGCTATTAAATACAGCTGGAATCCTGAGGAGATTTCAGCAATCATCGAAGAAACGTGCAATGAAGCTGAGAGGCATCTTCACTTCGAAAGCCTAACCATAACAATCGTGCCTGCACTTTCTTTCCCGTGGTTTCAGAATTTCGATCAATCACTGTGGACAAATGGCTACACAATAGGTCCAGATACCATCATCCTTGCTATTCCGCCTCAGCCGGACCCCGACTTTTTAAAATATATGCTTGCCCATGAGCTCCATCATGCTTCCCCTGAAAATCCGATCTACAATCTCACATTGGAAACCTTTACTCTTGCGGACTGGTATAAAATGGAGGGGGGCGCTGAGTATTTCAGTCTTTCACTTTATAAGGACAAACGCTGGTGGAAGAAAGAATTTACTGAGGAAATCGAGCAGAACTATATAGAAATTGCCCGGCAAAACCTGATTACAGCAGACGAGGTTTTAAAAAGCAAAATCTGTTTTGGCAATAAAGAGATGGGCATCCCGGTATTTGCCGGCTATTCATTTGCTTATAAAATGGTAAGGCATTATGCAGAGAAGGAGAAACTTACGAAGTATCGGGATTTATATCAAGCAGACCCGCATGAAATATTCCATAGCTATTTGATAAAGGAGGCCATTTAA
- a CDS encoding NUDIX hydrolase, whose product METELLNIFDESRKQIGVASREDVHKKGHWHETFHCWFISREKDQDYIYFQYRSKEKKDYPGLLDITAAGHLLSHESVMDGMREVEEELGIRVDFADLVPLGVIDYIAEKENFIDKELAHVFLYYSNHSLEEFSLQPEEVTGIYRITLEDFYELWFCGKEFTEAEGFQVDNGIRIPNSLNVRKTDFVPHQDYYYKRVLHSMREQIVQSKV is encoded by the coding sequence TTGGAGACAGAACTTCTGAATATTTTTGATGAAAGCCGAAAACAAATCGGTGTGGCTTCCCGTGAAGATGTCCATAAAAAAGGTCACTGGCATGAAACCTTTCATTGCTGGTTCATCAGCAGGGAAAAAGATCAGGATTATATATATTTTCAATACCGCAGCAAAGAAAAGAAGGATTATCCAGGCCTTTTGGATATAACCGCCGCTGGCCACCTCTTAAGCCATGAATCTGTCATGGACGGCATGAGGGAAGTGGAGGAAGAACTGGGGATTCGTGTTGATTTTGCGGACCTGGTGCCACTGGGCGTCATTGATTATATCGCGGAAAAAGAAAATTTTATCGACAAAGAATTGGCCCATGTTTTTCTTTATTACAGCAATCATTCTTTAGAGGAGTTCAGCCTGCAGCCAGAAGAGGTTACGGGTATTTACCGGATTACCCTGGAAGACTTTTATGAACTGTGGTTTTGCGGAAAAGAATTTACTGAGGCAGAGGGATTCCAAGTCGACAATGGCATAAGAATCCCCAACTCCTTAAATGTTAGGAAAACGGACTTTGTCCCTCATCAGGATTACTATTATAAGCGTGTCCTGCATTCGATGCGTGAACAGATTGTTCAATCAAAGGTATGA
- the map gene encoding type I methionyl aminopeptidase → MIVKNEEELAKLKEIGRIVAEIRDVMIEKTKPGVTTKELDDIAGELFEKHGAISGPKGEYDFPGFTCISVNEEVAHGIPGSRVIKEGDLVNIDVSGSKDGYFADTGLSFVVGEDEKLQKLCDAAQEAFDEGLKKLKPGGKLSLVGKTVHKVAKNNGFNVIMNLTGHGVGRSLHEKPDHILNYFDPWDKQLLREGMVVAFEPFISSGDEEVREMSDGWTFVTPNKSHVAQCEHTVVITKEGPIILTK, encoded by the coding sequence ATGATAGTAAAAAATGAGGAAGAATTAGCAAAACTGAAGGAAATCGGCAGAATTGTCGCGGAGATTCGCGATGTGATGATTGAAAAAACAAAGCCGGGCGTAACAACCAAGGAGCTTGATGACATAGCCGGAGAGCTTTTTGAAAAGCACGGAGCGATTTCAGGCCCTAAAGGAGAATACGATTTTCCAGGCTTCACATGCATAAGCGTGAATGAAGAAGTGGCCCATGGCATTCCTGGAAGCCGAGTGATTAAAGAGGGCGATCTTGTAAATATTGATGTTTCAGGATCAAAAGATGGCTACTTCGCAGACACAGGCCTATCATTTGTCGTTGGTGAAGACGAGAAGCTGCAAAAATTATGTGATGCGGCTCAGGAGGCATTCGATGAAGGGCTGAAAAAATTAAAGCCGGGCGGCAAGCTGAGCCTTGTCGGAAAGACAGTTCACAAAGTTGCCAAAAACAATGGATTCAACGTTATCATGAATCTGACTGGACACGGTGTCGGCCGCTCCCTTCATGAAAAGCCGGACCATATCCTGAACTATTTTGATCCATGGGATAAGCAGCTGTTAAGAGAAGGCATGGTTGTAGCCTTCGAACCATTTATTTCAAGCGGAGATGAGGAAGTAAGAGAAATGAGCGACGGCTGGACGTTCGTCACACCTAACAAAAGCCATGTCGCCCAATGTGAACATACCGTTGTCATCACAAAAGAAGGACCAATTATCTTAACGAAATAA
- the tyrS gene encoding tyrosine--tRNA ligase, translating to MENFIEKLTAQQKLEAERQLEVYRNGVQEILPEAELKNKIAKSLFQNQPLKIKLGLDPSAPDVHIGHTVVLNKLKQFQDNGHIIQLIIGDFTGKIGDPTGKSSARNQLTDEEVKHNAKTYFEQFSKVLDMEKVDLHYNSAWLSDLQLEDVIRLSASITVARMLERNDFSERLATGKPISLHEFFYPLMQGYDSVALESDIELGGNDQHFNVLMGRHLQEHFQKEKQVVILMPLLEGLDGKEKMSKSKNNYIGVDEDPNNMYGKTMSIPDELIAKYFNLATDLPVKEKQQIADGLDNGTLHPRDAKMLLGRTIVRMYHGTGAADKAELHFKTIFQKGAMPNEIPEAEWKGECEVLITDLIAGLGLLSSKTETRKMIAGGGIRLNGEKVSDVQMLVKITDGLVLQAGKRKFVKLRLSTSK from the coding sequence ATGGAGAATTTTATTGAAAAATTAACAGCCCAACAAAAACTCGAAGCAGAGAGGCAGCTTGAGGTTTACCGCAATGGCGTCCAGGAGATTCTGCCGGAAGCGGAGCTGAAGAATAAAATAGCCAAATCCCTTTTTCAGAACCAGCCTTTAAAAATTAAATTGGGGCTTGATCCTTCTGCGCCGGATGTCCATATTGGCCATACGGTTGTGCTGAATAAATTAAAACAGTTCCAGGACAACGGCCACATCATCCAGCTGATCATTGGCGATTTCACCGGGAAAATTGGCGACCCGACAGGCAAATCGTCAGCCCGGAACCAGCTCACCGATGAAGAAGTGAAGCATAATGCCAAAACATACTTCGAGCAATTCAGCAAAGTGCTGGACATGGAGAAAGTCGATCTTCATTACAACTCAGCATGGCTATCGGACCTCCAGCTCGAAGACGTCATCCGCCTGTCTGCCAGCATAACAGTTGCCCGCATGCTGGAACGCAACGACTTTTCAGAGCGCCTGGCCACAGGCAAACCGATCTCGCTTCATGAATTTTTCTACCCGCTGATGCAGGGCTATGACTCGGTTGCTCTAGAAAGCGATATCGAGCTTGGCGGCAATGATCAGCACTTCAATGTCCTGATGGGACGCCATCTGCAGGAACATTTCCAAAAAGAAAAGCAGGTGGTCATCCTGATGCCGCTCCTTGAAGGCCTGGATGGCAAAGAGAAAATGTCCAAATCAAAAAACAATTACATTGGTGTGGATGAGGATCCCAATAATATGTACGGCAAAACCATGTCCATCCCGGATGAGCTAATTGCAAAATACTTCAATCTCGCAACAGATCTGCCAGTAAAAGAAAAACAGCAAATCGCAGATGGGCTCGATAACGGCACTCTGCACCCGCGTGACGCCAAAATGCTTTTAGGCAGAACAATCGTCCGCATGTACCATGGCACCGGTGCAGCTGATAAAGCCGAACTGCATTTCAAAACCATTTTCCAAAAGGGAGCCATGCCGAATGAGATCCCGGAAGCCGAATGGAAGGGTGAATGTGAAGTCCTCATTACAGACCTGATTGCCGGCCTCGGCCTGCTTTCCTCCAAAACGGAAACGAGAAAAATGATTGCAGGCGGCGGCATCCGTTTAAACGGAGAGAAAGTCAGCGATGTTCAGATGCTCGTGAAAATCACAGACGGATTAGTTCTTCAGGCAGGGAAAAGAAAATTTGTGAAACTAAGGCTCAGCACTTCAAAGTAG